A window of the Nitrosococcus wardiae genome harbors these coding sequences:
- the rodA gene encoding rod shape-determining protein RodA — MTQVRIDSSGWLERRRRPNSGLLYSLHLDASLLLGLILLSSFGLVVLFSAGGQDIDLLQRQLLRLGVALGALIGLAQVPPCQFERWAPWLYGLGLGLLIFVLIYGHVGKGAQRWLGVGIFRFQPSEIMKIAVPMMIAYFLAQTTLPPRWWQLLLALLLIVLPAGLIAKQPDLGTALLIVCAGLWVLFLAGVAWRLIMGFGGVVLALVPVLWYQMHDYQQQRVLTFLNPESDPLGAGYHMIQSKIAIGSGGLYGKGWLNGSQAHLDFLPEQSTDFIFAVIGEEFGLVGAFLLVLLYWLLAARGLYIAFQAQDSFSRLFAGSLSLTFFVYVFVNVGMVTGLLPVVGVPLPLISYGGTSMVTLFSAFGILMSIHTHRRLIPR, encoded by the coding sequence ATGACTCAGGTGCGGATAGATTCTTCCGGATGGTTGGAGCGGCGGCGGCGGCCAAACAGCGGCTTACTCTACAGCCTCCACTTGGATGCCTCCTTGCTGCTGGGACTGATATTGCTCTCGAGCTTTGGGCTAGTTGTCCTTTTTAGCGCGGGTGGGCAAGATATTGATTTGCTCCAACGCCAGCTGTTGCGCTTAGGGGTGGCTTTAGGGGCCCTCATTGGATTAGCCCAAGTTCCTCCATGTCAATTTGAACGGTGGGCGCCATGGCTGTATGGTCTAGGTTTAGGGCTGTTAATTTTCGTGTTGATTTATGGTCATGTGGGCAAGGGGGCTCAGCGTTGGCTTGGTGTTGGCATATTTCGCTTCCAGCCCTCTGAAATCATGAAGATCGCTGTGCCGATGATGATAGCGTACTTTCTGGCTCAGACAACTCTACCCCCGCGCTGGTGGCAACTGCTATTGGCATTGCTCTTGATAGTCCTGCCGGCGGGACTTATCGCTAAGCAACCGGATCTGGGGACGGCGTTGTTGATCGTTTGTGCTGGATTATGGGTGTTATTCCTGGCGGGAGTCGCCTGGCGTCTTATTATGGGGTTTGGTGGAGTTGTTTTAGCCTTGGTACCGGTGCTGTGGTATCAGATGCACGACTATCAGCAACAGCGGGTACTGACTTTTCTTAATCCTGAAAGCGACCCACTGGGCGCAGGCTACCATATGATTCAATCAAAGATTGCCATCGGTTCGGGCGGACTCTATGGTAAAGGGTGGCTAAATGGGAGTCAGGCCCATTTGGATTTTCTGCCTGAACAATCTACAGACTTTATCTTTGCGGTTATCGGGGAGGAATTCGGCTTGGTAGGGGCCTTCCTCTTAGTGCTGCTTTATTGGTTGCTAGCTGCGCGTGGCTTATACATAGCTTTCCAAGCCCAGGATAGCTTTAGCCGACTATTTGCTGGTAGCCTTTCGCTGACATTTTTTGTTTATGTTTTTGTAAATGTGGGGATGGTCACTGGTCTGCTCCCCGTAGTCGGGGTACCGTTACCCCTGATTTCTTATGGTGGAACCTCAATGGTGACCTTGTTTTCAGCTTTCGGCATTTTGATGTCGATCCACACTCACCGTCGGTTGATCCCCAGGTAG
- the mrdA gene encoding penicillin-binding protein 2: MGAWFEIKDHFQENRLFQERIIVALVLSAFLVLGVLARLIYLQVYAHEHFTMLSHGNRVDIRPLLPRRGLIYDRNGVLLAENIPSFSLEVVPERVGNLDSTLAALQELIPLRDEAMADFRRRLKKKGTFEKVPLALHLSEEAVARFAVNRHRFPGVSVEARLIRYYPQKELFAHVVGYVGRINEAELQRLDPVNYRGSRYLGKTGVEKAYEAILHGSVGFEQVEVNAQGRVIQILRRMPPVPGHDLYLSLDSRLQAVAIDALGEYNGAVVALDPKTGDVLAMVSRPGFDPNVFVTGLSDKSFAALRDSPDRPLYDRALRGLYPPGSTLKPFMALAGLEWGLARTDKVTYCPGWYKLPGHSRRYRCWRRRGHGSVDLAKAVAESCDVYFYDLAVALGIDRIYAYLGRFGFGRKVQIDIPGERAGLLPSRDWKRQVHQLPWFPGETVITGIGQGFIQATPLQLATIVAVLAEQGVKRAPGVVYASRAPGAEKITLRPTRAAELVSINKAKYWEQVEAAMVEAVHGERGTARRISKDLSFQIAGKTGTAQVFSVKENERYTEAEVPMKLRDHALFIAYAPVADPVIAVAVVVENGGHGGSVAAPIGRRLIDVYLDS, from the coding sequence ATGGGGGCTTGGTTTGAGATCAAAGACCATTTCCAGGAAAACAGGCTATTCCAAGAGCGCATCATTGTTGCCCTGGTGCTTAGTGCTTTCTTGGTTTTGGGCGTATTGGCCCGATTGATCTATCTGCAAGTTTACGCCCATGAGCATTTTACCATGCTCTCCCATGGCAACCGCGTCGACATAAGACCATTGCTTCCTAGGCGGGGCCTCATTTACGACCGTAACGGAGTATTGCTTGCCGAAAATATTCCCTCCTTTAGCCTAGAAGTGGTGCCAGAGCGAGTGGGGAATTTGGATAGCACCCTCGCTGCCTTGCAGGAGCTTATTCCCCTAAGAGATGAGGCGATGGCTGATTTTCGCCGGCGCCTGAAAAAAAAAGGGACTTTTGAGAAAGTGCCCTTAGCTCTCCATTTAAGTGAAGAAGCGGTGGCCCGCTTTGCCGTCAATCGGCACCGCTTCCCAGGGGTCTCCGTTGAAGCGCGACTGATTCGGTACTATCCCCAAAAAGAATTATTTGCCCATGTAGTAGGGTATGTTGGCCGGATTAATGAGGCTGAGCTGCAACGACTGGACCCTGTGAACTATCGCGGTAGTCGCTATCTTGGCAAGACGGGGGTAGAGAAGGCTTATGAGGCCATTTTGCATGGTTCTGTGGGGTTTGAACAGGTGGAGGTTAACGCCCAGGGACGGGTAATCCAGATCCTCAGGCGGATGCCGCCAGTTCCTGGTCATGATCTCTATTTAAGTCTTGATAGCCGATTACAGGCGGTTGCCATTGATGCCTTGGGTGAATATAACGGAGCGGTAGTGGCGCTGGACCCGAAGACCGGCGATGTTTTGGCCATGGTGAGCCGTCCTGGTTTTGATCCTAATGTTTTTGTGACCGGCCTAAGTGACAAGTCCTTTGCTGCGCTTAGGGACTCGCCGGACCGCCCCCTCTACGACCGGGCCCTCCGGGGCTTGTATCCACCCGGGTCGACCTTGAAACCCTTCATGGCGCTAGCTGGCCTGGAGTGGGGATTAGCTAGGACCGATAAGGTTACCTATTGCCCGGGTTGGTATAAACTTCCTGGGCACAGCCGCCGTTATCGGTGTTGGCGTCGTAGGGGGCATGGCTCCGTCGATTTGGCCAAGGCGGTGGCGGAATCCTGTGATGTCTACTTTTATGACCTGGCGGTGGCTTTAGGAATCGATCGTATTTATGCATATTTGGGTCGTTTTGGGTTTGGGCGCAAGGTGCAGATTGATATCCCAGGGGAACGTGCCGGTCTTCTGCCTTCTAGGGACTGGAAGCGGCAGGTTCATCAACTCCCCTGGTTTCCAGGGGAAACCGTGATTACGGGGATTGGGCAAGGCTTTATCCAGGCGACCCCCTTGCAATTAGCCACCATTGTGGCTGTATTGGCGGAACAAGGTGTAAAGCGGGCCCCTGGTGTTGTTTATGCCAGCCGTGCACCTGGGGCGGAAAAGATAACCCTTCGTCCTACCCGGGCAGCAGAGCTCGTCAGCATTAATAAAGCCAAATATTGGGAGCAGGTCGAAGCGGCCATGGTGGAAGCGGTCCACGGTGAGCGTGGGACCGCCCGTCGGATAAGCAAAGACTTATCCTTTCAAATAGCTGGTAAAACGGGGACGGCCCAGGTTTTTAGTGTGAAGGAGAACGAACGCTACACAGAAGCTGAGGTCCCCATGAAGTTACGGGACCATGCCCTATTTATCGCCTATGCCCCTGTTGCTGATCCTGTCATTGCGGTTGCAGTGGTCGTAGAGAATGGTGGCCATGGCGGCAGCGTGGCTGCACCTATTGGACGTCGCTTGATTGATGTTTACTTAGATTCCTAG
- the mreD gene encoding rod shape-determining protein MreD, which yields MTRRHSGGEVIILSFVAAYILTLVPLPSWAVFFRPEWVGLILIYWCLFLPQRIGVVRAWLVGLLMDALTGAVLGQYALALALIAYITLRWHRRLRQQTLWQQTVNVLFLVALMQFLEAWVRGLDSQFMGGWRFWMPAVTSMLLWPWLYAVLSNIQQRFAVH from the coding sequence ATGACTCGACGACATTCCGGTGGTGAAGTCATTATTCTTAGTTTCGTGGCTGCCTATATATTGACCCTGGTTCCCCTCCCTAGCTGGGCGGTCTTTTTCCGTCCCGAATGGGTGGGATTGATATTGATTTATTGGTGTCTGTTTTTACCTCAACGGATCGGTGTGGTGAGAGCCTGGTTAGTTGGGCTGCTGATGGATGCCTTGACAGGGGCGGTACTAGGCCAGTATGCCCTGGCTTTAGCTTTAATCGCTTATATTACGCTGCGCTGGCATCGTCGCCTCCGTCAGCAAACACTTTGGCAACAGACGGTTAATGTGTTGTTTCTAGTGGCTTTGATGCAGTTTTTGGAGGCCTGGGTGCGTGGACTCGATAGCCAATTTATGGGAGGTTGGCGCTTCTGGATGCCCGCAGTGACAAGTATGCTGCTGTGGCCTTGGTTATATGCCGTTCTTAGCAATATTCAGCAGCGTTTTGCGGTTCATTAA
- the mreC gene encoding rod shape-determining protein MreC, translating into MGPSLTARLIICAILSLALIVLDQRLHYLASLRSTLLAITYPLQVVIDAPASMGEWLSKMFASRTELQEENMTLRSRNLLLEARLQKMAALERENRRLRELLDASFRLPDRVLVTELLAVDLEVLSHRVVLNKGNLQGVFEGQPLLDAKGIMGQVVQVGPLSSIALLITDPSHALPVEVNRNGLRAIAVGTGTTGGLQLLHIAHNADIRKGDLLVSSGLGGRFPSGYPVGTVTRVVHGASAAFAQVFASSAAELEKGREALLVLSAAPRHQAREKITRDLSRVKSTMEAADTSPLPTTLNSTAPDAIQ; encoded by the coding sequence GTGGGACCTTCATTAACCGCGCGCCTTATCATCTGCGCCATACTCTCTCTTGCACTCATTGTGTTGGACCAGCGACTCCATTACCTCGCCTCCCTGCGGTCTACACTTTTGGCGATCACCTATCCTTTACAGGTGGTTATTGATGCGCCGGCAAGCATGGGCGAGTGGTTGAGTAAAATGTTTGCTTCCCGCACCGAGCTGCAGGAAGAGAATATGACCCTGCGTTCCCGTAATCTGTTACTTGAGGCAAGATTACAAAAAATGGCTGCTTTGGAGCGGGAAAACCGGCGACTTCGGGAGTTGCTTGATGCCTCCTTCCGATTGCCCGATCGGGTTTTAGTGACGGAATTGCTGGCGGTTGACTTAGAGGTTCTTTCCCATCGTGTGGTGCTCAATAAGGGGAATTTGCAGGGGGTATTCGAAGGGCAGCCACTGTTGGATGCCAAAGGGATTATGGGACAGGTCGTCCAGGTAGGGCCGTTGTCTAGTATTGCGCTTTTGATTACTGATCCTAGCCATGCGCTACCTGTAGAAGTTAACCGCAATGGTCTTCGGGCCATTGCGGTTGGAACGGGGACCACGGGGGGGTTGCAACTTTTGCATATCGCCCATAATGCGGATATTCGTAAGGGAGACTTGCTGGTTTCTTCAGGGTTGGGTGGACGTTTCCCATCCGGTTATCCTGTGGGAACGGTGACCCGGGTAGTCCATGGGGCCAGTGCAGCATTTGCGCAAGTTTTCGCAAGTTCTGCCGCCGAGTTGGAAAAAGGCCGGGAAGCGTTATTAGTCTTATCTGCTGCGCCCCGTCACCAGGCCAGAGAAAAAATAACCCGGGATCTTTCCCGGGTAAAGAGTACTATGGAAGCAGCGGATACCTCCCCATTACCGACTACTCTGAACAGCACAGCTCCAGATGCCATCCAATGA
- a CDS encoding rod shape-determining protein has protein sequence MFFDHLRGLFSNDLSIDLGTANTLIYARGQGIVLNEPSVVAIRQERGPGGPRSIAAVGIEAKRMLGRTPLNITAIRPLKDGVIADFTVTEKMLQHFIRKVHDSRFFRPSPRVLVSVPSGSTQVERRAIRESAAGAGAREAYLIEEPMAAAMGAGLPVDEASGSMVLDIGGGTTEVAVVSLNGIVYSSSVRIGGDRFDEAIANYVRRNYGILIGETTAERIKHEIGSAYPGAEVKEIEVRGRNMAEGVPRSFTLNSNEILEALQEPISGIVSAVRTALEQTPPELGADVAERGIVVTGGGALLRDIDRLLREETGLPVIIAEDPLTCVVRGGGRALELIDERGLSLFATE, from the coding sequence ATGTTCTTTGATCATCTTCGGGGGCTTTTCTCGAACGATCTTTCCATCGATTTAGGCACCGCCAATACCTTGATCTATGCCCGGGGGCAAGGGATCGTTCTCAACGAGCCCTCGGTAGTTGCCATAAGGCAAGAAAGAGGGCCTGGAGGTCCTCGCTCTATTGCCGCAGTAGGGATAGAGGCCAAGCGTATGCTTGGTCGGACACCTCTCAACATCACTGCCATCCGCCCTCTTAAGGATGGCGTTATTGCTGATTTTACTGTCACCGAAAAAATGCTCCAGCATTTTATTCGAAAAGTCCATGATTCCCGTTTTTTTCGTCCTAGCCCTCGGGTATTAGTTTCCGTACCCTCTGGTTCGACCCAGGTAGAGCGGCGCGCGATCCGCGAGTCTGCAGCTGGCGCTGGGGCACGGGAGGCCTATTTGATTGAGGAACCTATGGCTGCCGCAATGGGGGCCGGTTTGCCGGTTGATGAAGCTAGCGGTTCCATGGTTTTGGATATTGGCGGGGGGACTACAGAAGTTGCGGTAGTTTCGTTGAATGGGATCGTTTATTCCTCTTCGGTGCGTATTGGCGGCGATCGTTTTGATGAGGCTATTGCCAATTACGTACGGCGTAATTACGGTATCCTCATTGGCGAAACGACTGCGGAGCGAATCAAGCACGAAATCGGTTCTGCCTATCCGGGCGCGGAAGTCAAGGAAATTGAGGTGCGGGGTCGCAACATGGCCGAAGGCGTTCCGCGGAGCTTTACTCTCAATAGTAATGAGATTCTGGAGGCCCTACAGGAACCCATCTCCGGTATTGTGAGTGCAGTGAGAACGGCTTTAGAGCAAACTCCGCCTGAGTTGGGGGCGGATGTAGCCGAGCGGGGTATCGTGGTGACTGGGGGAGGGGCCCTGCTGCGGGATATTGATCGACTTTTGAGGGAGGAAACCGGATTGCCAGTCATTATTGCCGAAGATCCCCTGACTTGTGTGGTTCGGGGGGGAGGACGGGCGTTAGAGCTTATTGATGAACGCGGCCTCAGCCTCTTTGCTACCGAATAA
- the gatC gene encoding Asp-tRNA(Asn)/Glu-tRNA(Gln) amidotransferase subunit GatC yields the protein MALKTADVEYIAHLARLAIDAEAIPNYVRDLSRILEFVEQMNKVDTTGIEPMAHPLEAIQRLRPDEVIEIDQREIFQATAPQVEAGVYLVPKVID from the coding sequence ATGGCATTAAAAACAGCTGATGTTGAATATATTGCCCATCTCGCTCGCCTCGCTATCGACGCGGAGGCTATTCCTAATTACGTGCGCGACCTAAGTCGCATCCTTGAGTTTGTGGAGCAAATGAATAAAGTCGACACTACCGGCATCGAGCCCATGGCTCACCCCCTGGAGGCTATCCAACGACTGCGACCTGATGAAGTGATTGAAATCGATCAGCGGGAGATTTTCCAAGCGACGGCTCCCCAGGTCGAGGCAGGCGTCTACTTAGTCCCCAAAGTCATTGATTAG
- the gatA gene encoding Asp-tRNA(Asn)/Glu-tRNA(Gln) amidotransferase subunit GatA, producing MHHKSLAELASALKAREISSEELTQHYLKRIEQWDENLNSFITVSAEEALQQAKAADALLQSGEGTPMTGIPLAHKDIFCTAGIKTSCGSKMLDNFIAPYDATVVSRLKATGAVMLGKTNMDEFAMGSSNETSFYGPVKNPWAHERVPGGSSGGSAAAVAARLTPAATGTDTGGSIRQPAALCGITGLKPTYGRVSRYGMIAFASSLDQGGPMACSAQDVALLFNAMAGFDPSDSTSVAQEVPDYTLSLEESIEGIKIGLPKEYFGEGLDSSIAATIETAIKEFEGLGAQFREISLPNTELAVPTYYVVAPAECSSNLSRYDGVRFGYRCHNPKDLLDLYCRSRGEGFGPEVKRRILIGTYVLSAGYYDAYYLKAQKLRRLISDDFKRAFTEVDVIMGPTSPTPAFQLGEKTDDPVAMYLADIYTISVNLAGLPALSIPAGFTQGLPVGLQIIGNYFSEAHLLNIAHRYQQRTDWHRHTPMGY from the coding sequence ATGCACCATAAGTCTTTAGCTGAATTGGCCAGCGCTCTAAAAGCTCGTGAAATTTCAAGTGAAGAACTCACCCAACATTATCTCAAACGTATTGAGCAATGGGATGAGAACTTAAATAGCTTTATTACGGTGTCGGCGGAAGAGGCCCTGCAGCAAGCCAAGGCTGCTGATGCCCTCTTGCAATCCGGGGAAGGCACCCCCATGACGGGCATTCCCTTAGCCCATAAAGACATTTTCTGCACGGCAGGAATAAAAACGAGCTGCGGCTCGAAGATGCTAGACAATTTTATCGCGCCCTATGATGCTACAGTGGTTTCCCGCCTCAAAGCGACCGGTGCCGTCATGCTTGGCAAAACCAACATGGACGAATTTGCCATGGGCTCCAGTAATGAAACCAGTTTCTATGGTCCAGTCAAGAATCCCTGGGCTCACGAGCGGGTCCCGGGCGGGTCCTCAGGAGGCTCGGCAGCAGCGGTAGCGGCAAGGCTAACCCCCGCCGCCACGGGGACGGATACGGGCGGATCTATCCGCCAACCAGCGGCTTTATGTGGCATTACCGGACTAAAACCCACTTATGGCCGGGTTTCCCGTTACGGAATGATTGCCTTTGCCTCTAGCCTTGACCAGGGAGGACCGATGGCCTGCAGTGCTCAGGATGTGGCTCTTCTGTTTAACGCCATGGCCGGTTTTGACCCATCGGACTCCACCTCGGTAGCCCAAGAAGTTCCTGATTACACCCTTTCCCTCGAGGAAAGTATTGAAGGCATTAAAATTGGTCTCCCTAAGGAGTATTTCGGCGAAGGTCTCGATTCCAGTATCGCCGCAACCATCGAAACGGCTATCAAAGAATTCGAAGGCCTCGGTGCTCAATTCCGGGAAATCAGCTTACCTAATACGGAGCTGGCCGTCCCCACCTATTACGTGGTTGCTCCGGCGGAATGTTCTTCTAACCTCTCTCGCTATGATGGCGTTCGCTTTGGTTATCGCTGCCATAACCCGAAAGATCTCCTCGATCTTTATTGTCGCTCCCGGGGTGAAGGCTTTGGCCCTGAAGTGAAGCGCCGGATTTTGATAGGCACGTATGTTCTCTCAGCGGGCTATTACGATGCCTATTACCTCAAAGCCCAAAAGTTGCGGCGTCTTATCAGCGATGATTTTAAACGAGCCTTTACCGAAGTGGATGTGATTATGGGCCCCACTTCACCCACGCCGGCTTTTCAACTGGGGGAGAAAACCGACGATCCGGTTGCGATGTACTTAGCCGATATTTACACTATCAGCGTTAACTTGGCCGGGTTGCCTGCACTCTCTATTCCAGCAGGCTTTACCCAAGGGCTGCCCGTGGGCTTGCAGATTATTGGTAATTATTTCAGCGAGGCGCATCTTCTTAACATCGCCCATCGCTACCAACAAAGAACGGACTGGCATCGCCATACCCCTATGGGTTATTAA
- the tviB gene encoding Vi polysaccharide biosynthesis UDP-N-acetylglucosamine C-6 dehydrogenase TviB, translated as MLTLGEVRIGVIGLGYVGLPLAVEFGKKLPTLGFDINSTRIAELKEGYDNTLEVEPELLAAATHLQYTHQLQDLADCNVYIITVPTPIDDHKRPDLRPLENASGAVGKVLKQGNIAIFESTVYPGATEEVCVPILERESGLVYNRDFFAGYSPERINPGDKQHRVTSIRKITSASTAEAAEFVDQLYGSIITAGTHRTSSIRVAEAAKVIENTQRDVNIALINELAMLFNRLGIDTQEVLEAAATKWNFLPFHPGLVGGHCIGIDPYYLTHKAQAIGFQPEMILAGRRVNDGMGSYVASRVVKLMTQRRIHVVDSRILILGLTFKENCPDLRNTRVTDIIAELQGYHAQVDVYDPWADAKEALKEYGIILVNTLNKGYYDAIIVAVAHQQFAELGIEGIRTLGKSDSILYDVKHLLPKETVDGRL; from the coding sequence GTGCTAACATTGGGAGAAGTACGGATCGGGGTTATTGGCCTAGGTTACGTCGGGCTACCCCTGGCAGTAGAGTTCGGCAAAAAACTGCCTACCCTAGGGTTTGACATCAATTCAACGCGCATTGCGGAGTTAAAAGAAGGCTATGACAATACCTTGGAAGTAGAACCGGAACTACTTGCAGCCGCTACCCACCTCCAGTACACTCACCAGCTCCAAGATTTAGCTGACTGTAATGTCTACATCATTACCGTTCCTACTCCCATTGACGACCATAAACGTCCTGATCTTCGCCCTCTCGAAAACGCCAGTGGTGCGGTAGGCAAAGTACTCAAACAGGGCAATATCGCCATTTTTGAATCCACCGTCTATCCAGGGGCTACAGAAGAAGTTTGCGTTCCCATTCTGGAGCGGGAATCAGGGCTTGTCTACAACCGAGATTTTTTTGCCGGTTATAGTCCCGAACGAATTAACCCGGGGGACAAGCAACATCGGGTGACCTCTATCCGCAAAATAACATCGGCTTCCACGGCTGAAGCAGCAGAGTTTGTTGATCAACTCTATGGCAGCATTATCACCGCGGGCACCCATAGAACCAGTAGTATCCGAGTTGCTGAAGCTGCTAAAGTGATTGAAAATACCCAACGGGATGTCAACATTGCTCTGATCAATGAATTGGCAATGTTGTTTAACCGCCTGGGTATCGATACCCAGGAAGTCTTGGAAGCAGCAGCCACCAAATGGAATTTCTTGCCCTTCCATCCCGGCCTGGTCGGGGGACATTGCATCGGCATTGATCCCTACTATCTTACCCACAAAGCACAGGCTATCGGTTTCCAGCCAGAGATGATCCTTGCTGGACGCCGAGTCAATGATGGCATGGGAAGCTACGTGGCCAGCCGAGTGGTTAAACTCATGACTCAACGCCGCATCCATGTGGTCGATAGCCGGATATTGATCCTAGGACTCACATTCAAGGAAAACTGCCCTGATTTGCGGAACACACGGGTCACAGATATCATCGCCGAACTCCAAGGATACCATGCCCAAGTCGATGTCTACGATCCCTGGGCGGACGCCAAAGAGGCCCTAAAAGAATATGGGATCATTCTTGTGAATACTTTAAACAAAGGTTATTACGATGCCATCATTGTGGCGGTTGCCCACCAACAATTTGCAGAACTCGGCATCGAGGGCATTCGTACATTAGGGAAGTCAGACAGCATTCTCTACGATGTCAAACATCTGCTCCCAAAGGAGACCGTGGACGGTCGCCTTTAG
- a CDS encoding NAD-dependent epimerase, with protein sequence MKIMVTGSAGFIGAALTEKLLERGDEIIGVDNLNDYYDVNLKLARLARFQDHPAFTEARMGLEDREALNAVFAKHRPQRVVNLAAQAGVRYSLENPYAYVDSNLQGFLNILENCRHYQVEHLVFASTSSVYGANTKMPYSVHDNVDHPLSLYAASKKANELMAHTYSHLYQLPTTGLRFFTVYGPWGRPDMALFKFTRNILAGKPIDVYNYGHHQRDFTYIDDIVEGVTRTLDRLPTPNSRWNGATPDPSTSTAPYRIYNIGNHQPVELSDFIKILEECLGCEAKKNLLPMQPGDVPATYADVDDLIRDVGFHPATPIEQGIARFVTWYKDYYVVESFKGKRN encoded by the coding sequence ATGAAAATTATGGTGACTGGAAGTGCTGGCTTTATTGGCGCCGCGTTGACCGAAAAATTATTAGAACGCGGTGATGAGATTATTGGTGTTGATAACCTTAATGACTATTATGACGTTAATCTCAAACTTGCTCGCCTTGCCCGTTTTCAAGACCACCCTGCTTTTACCGAAGCCCGTATGGGTCTGGAGGATCGTGAAGCCTTAAACGCTGTCTTTGCCAAACATCGCCCCCAACGGGTAGTTAACTTGGCAGCCCAGGCCGGCGTCCGTTATTCTTTAGAAAATCCTTATGCTTACGTAGATAGCAACCTGCAGGGTTTCCTCAATATCCTAGAAAACTGCCGCCATTATCAGGTAGAACACCTGGTCTTTGCTTCGACTAGTTCCGTTTATGGGGCCAACACCAAAATGCCCTATTCTGTCCATGATAATGTGGATCATCCCTTAAGCCTTTACGCGGCCTCTAAAAAGGCCAATGAATTAATGGCCCATACCTATAGCCATCTTTATCAACTTCCAACCACCGGATTGCGTTTTTTTACCGTCTACGGCCCTTGGGGACGACCGGATATGGCCCTATTTAAGTTCACTCGCAATATCCTGGCAGGCAAACCTATTGACGTCTATAATTATGGCCATCATCAACGAGATTTTACCTATATCGATGATATTGTAGAAGGAGTAACTCGTACGCTCGATCGGCTTCCTACTCCTAATTCTCGCTGGAATGGGGCAACCCCTGATCCTAGCACGAGTACCGCCCCCTATCGGATCTACAACATAGGCAATCACCAGCCTGTAGAACTCTCTGATTTTATTAAAATATTAGAAGAGTGTCTGGGTTGTGAAGCAAAAAAGAATTTACTGCCGATGCAGCCTGGTGATGTCCCTGCGACCTATGCCGATGTGGATGATTTAATACGGGATGTGGGGTTCCATCCTGCCACACCTATTGAACAGGGAATTGCTCGCTTTGTCACCTGGTATAAGGATTACTATGTCGTGGAAAGTTTTAAGGGAAAAAGGAATTAA
- a CDS encoding endonuclease/exonuclease/phosphatase family protein gives MPTLALHSSLVSTDKRHRLRLLSYNIQAGVTTSRYHHYLTRSWKHVLPDVHRHKTMASIAGVISDFDIVGLQEADIGSLRTGFVNQAELLAELCHFPHWHQQATRRFANIAQQSNALLSRIQPNEVRSYRLPGLVPGRGAILAHFGNPKNPLIVLIIHLALGRRSRIQQLSLISNLVHKHPYVVVMGDLNCQPHSPELSALLRKTGLKAPATKIATYPSWRPKRHIDHILVSPSLEVTQVCALEHTVSDHLPLATEILVPAEIGLWGENAPGLPAKSNPEVSQKVA, from the coding sequence ATGCCCACTTTAGCCCTTCATTCGTCGCTGGTCTCTACTGATAAAAGACACCGCTTACGCTTGTTAAGCTATAATATCCAAGCTGGCGTCACCACTAGCCGCTACCATCATTACCTCACCCGTAGCTGGAAACATGTACTCCCCGATGTACACCGTCATAAGACCATGGCTAGCATTGCCGGGGTAATATCTGATTTTGATATTGTGGGTTTACAAGAGGCGGATATTGGCAGTTTGCGCACTGGCTTCGTCAACCAAGCAGAGCTACTCGCTGAACTCTGCCATTTCCCCCATTGGCACCAACAAGCCACTCGCCGCTTTGCTAACATCGCTCAACAAAGCAATGCCCTTCTTAGTCGAATCCAACCCAACGAAGTTCGCTCCTATCGACTACCGGGCCTCGTGCCCGGCCGGGGCGCTATCCTGGCCCATTTTGGCAACCCTAAAAATCCCTTAATCGTGCTCATCATCCACCTCGCCCTAGGCCGTCGCTCACGAATTCAGCAACTTAGCCTAATCAGCAACTTAGTCCACAAGCATCCGTATGTCGTAGTTATGGGGGATTTAAATTGCCAACCTCACAGCCCAGAGTTAAGCGCCTTATTGCGAAAAACAGGGTTAAAAGCGCCGGCAACCAAAATTGCAACCTACCCCAGCTGGCGGCCAAAACGGCATATTGATCATATCTTGGTGAGTCCCTCGCTAGAGGTAACTCAGGTTTGTGCTTTAGAGCATACCGTTTCTGATCACCTTCCATTGGCGACAGAAATCCTGGTTCCTGCGGAGATAGGACTATGGGGTGAAAACGCACCCGGTTTACCCGCAAAAAGCAACCCTGAGGTTAGCCAAAAAGTTGCTTAG
- the rpmB gene encoding 50S ribosomal protein L28 — protein MSRVCQVTGKRPVSGNNVSHAHNKTKRRFLPNLHTHRFWVESEKRWVKLKVSSKGLRIIDKQGIDQVLADMRARGERV, from the coding sequence ATGTCCAGAGTATGTCAGGTAACGGGCAAGCGTCCCGTAAGCGGTAATAATGTTTCCCATGCCCATAATAAAACCAAGCGCCGGTTTTTACCTAATCTCCATACCCACCGGTTCTGGGTAGAGAGCGAAAAGCGCTGGGTAAAACTCAAAGTAAGCAGCAAAGGGCTCCGTATAATTGATAAACAGGGTATCGATCAAGTTTTAGCGGATATGCGAGCTCGGGGTGAGAGAGTATAG